One Pseudomonas sp. AN-1 genomic region harbors:
- the prpC gene encoding 2-methylcitrate synthase — MAEAKVLSGAGLRGQIAGQTALSTVGKEGAGLTYRGYDVRELAKDCLFEEVAHLLFYGELPTQAQLDAYLTQLQTQRDLPQALKEVLERIPASAHPMDVMRTGCSMLGNLEPEESFAQQLEKANRLMAAFPAIMCYWYRFSHEGVRIECTSDAPDLGSHFLTLLHGKAPSELHRKVMNVSLILYAEHEFNASTFTARVCASTLSDLFSCITGAIGSLRGPLHGGANEAAMEMIEKFATPEEATEGTLAMLARKDKIMGFGHAIYSVSDPRNEVIKGWSKLLAEEVGDTVLFPVSEAIDKVMWEQKKLFPNADFYHASAYNFMGIPTKLFTPIFVCSRVTGWASHVFEQRSNNRIIRPSAEYIGVEPRAVPALAQR, encoded by the coding sequence ATGGCTGAAGCAAAAGTGCTCAGTGGCGCCGGCCTGCGCGGCCAGATCGCCGGACAGACTGCCCTGTCCACCGTCGGCAAGGAAGGTGCCGGCCTGACCTACCGCGGCTATGACGTGCGCGAGCTGGCCAAGGACTGCCTGTTCGAGGAAGTCGCCCACCTGCTGTTCTACGGCGAACTGCCCACCCAGGCCCAGCTGGACGCCTACCTGACCCAGCTGCAGACCCAGCGCGACCTGCCCCAGGCCCTCAAGGAAGTGCTCGAGCGCATTCCGGCCAGCGCCCACCCGATGGACGTCATGCGCACCGGCTGCTCGATGCTCGGCAACCTGGAGCCGGAGGAGAGCTTCGCGCAGCAGCTGGAGAAGGCCAACCGCCTGATGGCCGCCTTCCCGGCGATCATGTGCTACTGGTACCGCTTCAGCCACGAAGGCGTGCGCATCGAGTGCACCAGCGACGCGCCGGATCTGGGCAGCCACTTCCTGACCCTGCTGCACGGCAAGGCGCCGAGCGAGCTGCACCGCAAGGTGATGAACGTGTCGCTGATCCTCTACGCGGAACACGAGTTCAACGCCTCGACCTTCACCGCCCGCGTGTGCGCCTCGACCCTGTCCGACCTGTTCTCCTGCATCACCGGCGCCATCGGCTCGCTGCGCGGCCCGCTGCACGGCGGCGCCAACGAGGCGGCGATGGAGATGATCGAGAAGTTCGCCACCCCGGAAGAGGCCACCGAAGGCACCCTGGCCATGCTGGCGCGCAAGGACAAGATCATGGGCTTCGGTCATGCCATCTACAGCGTCTCCGACCCGCGCAACGAGGTGATCAAGGGCTGGTCCAAGCTGCTCGCCGAGGAAGTCGGTGACACCGTGCTGTTCCCGGTTTCCGAGGCCATCGACAAGGTCATGTGGGAGCAGAAGAAACTGTTCCCCAACGCCGACTTCTACCATGCGTCTGCCTACAACTTCATGGGCATCCCGACCAAGCTGTTCACCCCGATCTTCGTCTGCTCGCGGGTCACCGGCTGGGCGTCCCACGTGTTCGAGCAGCGTTCCAACAACCGCATCATCCGTCCGAGCGCCGAGTACATCGGCGTCGAGCCGCGCGCCGTGCCGGCCCTGGCCCAGCGTTAA
- the acnB gene encoding bifunctional aconitate hydratase 2/2-methylisocitrate dehydratase, which translates to MLASYRQHLEERAQQGLPPLALNAEQTAALVELLKNPPAGEEQVLVDLITNRVPAGVDEAAYVKAGFLTALAKGEAASPLLSKTRAVELLGTMQGGYNIATLVELLDNAELANAAAAQLKHTLLMFDAFHDVAERARKGNAAAKAVLASWAEGEWFTARPALAEKITLTVFKVPGETNTDDLSPAPDAWSRPDIPLHALAMLKMARDGIEPVQPGAVGPLKQIEAVKAKGFPVAYVGDVVGTGSSRKSATNSVLWFFGDDIPFVPNKRAGGFCFGNKIAPIFYNTMEDAGALPIEFDVANLEMGDVIDVYPYAGKVCRHGSEEVLASFELKTEVLLDEVRAGGRIPLIIGRGLTEKARAELGLAPSTLFHKPEAPADSGKGFTLAQKMVGRACGVEGIRPGTYCEPKMTSVGSQDTTGPMTRDELKDLACLGFSADLVMQSFCHTAAYPKPVDVKTHHTLPDFMRNRGGVALKPGDGIIHSWLNRMLLPDTVGTGGDSHTRFPIGISFPAGSGLVAFAAATGVMPLDMPESVLVRFKGQMQPGITLRDLVHAIPYYAIQQGLLTVEKKGKKNIFSGRILEIEGLEGLTVEQAFELSDASAERSAAGCTIKLPEDAIAEYLKSNITMLRWMIGAGYGDARTLERRAQAMEAWLADPQLLSADADAEYAAVIEIDLAEIKEPVLCAPNDPDDARLLSSVAGQKIDEVFIGSCMTNIGHFRAAGKLLDKVKGGIPTRLWLAPPTKMDVHQLTEEGYYGIFGRAGARMEMPGCSLCMGNQARVQAGSTVVSTSTRNFPNRLGDSTNVFLASAELASVASILGKLPTVEEYMEYAKNIDSMAADIYRYLSFDRIAEYRDAAAKAVIPAVAV; encoded by the coding sequence TTGCTCGCAAGCTATCGCCAACACCTGGAAGAACGCGCCCAGCAGGGCCTGCCGCCCCTGGCCCTGAACGCCGAGCAGACCGCTGCTCTGGTCGAGCTGCTGAAGAATCCGCCGGCCGGCGAAGAACAGGTCCTGGTCGACCTGATCACCAACCGCGTTCCCGCTGGCGTGGACGAAGCCGCCTACGTCAAGGCCGGCTTCCTGACCGCGCTGGCCAAGGGCGAAGCCGCCTCCCCGCTGCTCTCCAAGACCCGCGCCGTCGAGCTGCTTGGCACCATGCAGGGCGGCTACAACATCGCCACCCTGGTCGAGCTGCTGGACAACGCCGAACTGGCCAACGCCGCCGCCGCGCAGCTCAAGCACACCCTGCTGATGTTCGACGCCTTCCACGACGTCGCCGAGCGCGCCAGGAAGGGCAACGCAGCCGCCAAGGCCGTGCTGGCCTCCTGGGCCGAGGGCGAGTGGTTCACCGCCCGCCCGGCGCTGGCCGAGAAGATCACCCTGACCGTGTTCAAGGTCCCGGGCGAAACCAACACCGACGACCTGTCCCCCGCTCCGGACGCCTGGTCGCGCCCCGACATCCCGCTGCACGCCCTGGCCATGCTGAAGATGGCCCGCGACGGCATCGAGCCGGTCCAGCCGGGCGCCGTCGGACCGCTCAAGCAGATCGAGGCGGTCAAGGCCAAGGGCTTCCCGGTCGCCTACGTCGGCGACGTGGTCGGCACCGGTTCCTCGCGCAAGTCCGCCACCAACTCCGTGCTGTGGTTCTTCGGCGACGACATCCCGTTCGTGCCGAACAAGCGCGCCGGCGGCTTCTGCTTCGGCAACAAGATCGCGCCGATCTTCTACAACACCATGGAAGACGCCGGCGCCCTGCCGATCGAGTTCGACGTCGCCAACCTCGAGATGGGCGACGTGATCGACGTCTATCCCTACGCCGGCAAGGTCTGCAGGCACGGCAGCGAGGAAGTGCTGGCCAGCTTCGAACTGAAGACCGAAGTGCTGCTCGACGAAGTGCGCGCCGGCGGCCGCATCCCGCTGATCATCGGCCGCGGCCTGACCGAGAAGGCCCGTGCCGAGCTGGGCCTGGCACCGTCCACCCTGTTCCACAAGCCGGAAGCGCCGGCCGACAGCGGCAAGGGCTTCACCCTCGCCCAGAAGATGGTCGGTCGCGCCTGCGGCGTCGAAGGCATCCGTCCGGGCACCTACTGCGAACCGAAGATGACCAGCGTCGGTTCCCAGGACACCACCGGCCCGATGACCCGCGACGAGCTGAAGGATCTGGCTTGCCTGGGCTTCTCCGCCGACCTGGTGATGCAGTCGTTCTGCCACACCGCCGCCTATCCCAAGCCGGTGGATGTGAAGACCCACCACACCCTGCCGGATTTCATGCGCAATCGTGGCGGCGTCGCCCTCAAGCCGGGCGACGGCATCATCCACAGCTGGCTGAACCGCATGCTGCTGCCGGACACCGTCGGTACCGGTGGCGACTCGCACACCCGCTTCCCGATCGGCATCTCCTTCCCGGCCGGCTCCGGCCTGGTGGCCTTCGCCGCCGCCACCGGCGTGATGCCGCTGGACATGCCGGAATCCGTGCTGGTGCGCTTCAAGGGCCAGATGCAGCCGGGCATCACCCTGCGTGACCTGGTGCACGCCATCCCCTACTACGCCATCCAGCAGGGCCTGCTGACCGTCGAGAAGAAGGGCAAGAAGAACATCTTCTCCGGCCGCATCCTCGAGATCGAAGGTCTGGAAGGTCTGACCGTCGAGCAGGCGTTCGAGCTGTCCGACGCCTCCGCCGAGCGTTCGGCTGCCGGTTGCACCATCAAGCTGCCGGAAGACGCCATCGCCGAATACCTGAAGTCGAACATCACCATGCTGCGCTGGATGATCGGCGCAGGCTACGGCGATGCCCGTACCCTGGAGCGTCGCGCCCAGGCCATGGAAGCCTGGCTGGCCGATCCGCAGCTGCTGTCCGCCGATGCCGACGCCGAATACGCCGCCGTCATCGAGATCGACCTGGCCGAGATCAAGGAGCCGGTTCTCTGCGCGCCGAACGATCCGGACGACGCTCGTCTGCTGTCCAGCGTTGCCGGTCAGAAGATCGATGAAGTGTTCATCGGTTCGTGCATGACCAACATCGGTCACTTCCGCGCGGCCGGCAAGCTGCTGGACAAGGTCAAGGGCGGCATCCCGACCCGTCTGTGGCTGGCGCCGCCGACCAAGATGGACGTGCACCAGCTGACCGAGGAAGGCTACTACGGCATCTTCGGCCGCGCCGGGGCGCGCATGGAGATGCCGGGCTGCTCGCTGTGCATGGGCAACCAGGCGCGCGTGCAGGCCGGTTCGACCGTGGTCTCCACCTCGACCCGCAACTTCCCGAACCGTCTGGGCGACTCGACCAACGTGTTCCTGGCGTCGGCCGAACTGGCCTCGGTGGCCTCCATCCTCGGCAAGCTGCCGACCGTCGAGGAGTACATGGAGTACGCGAAGAACATCGACAGCATGGCTGCCGACATCTATCGCTACCTGTCCTTCGACCGGATCGCCGAGTACCGGGATGCCGCCGCCAAGGCGGTGATCCCCGCCGTAGCGGTGTAA